One region of Anticarsia gemmatalis isolate Benzon Research Colony breed Stoneville strain chromosome 2, ilAntGemm2 primary, whole genome shotgun sequence genomic DNA includes:
- the LOC142983779 gene encoding protein obstructor-E-like, protein MEKTLIVVACLFGFALAQFGQSGAFSRSQNQPKQQFQAAPKSSSGCNELNERYPVPGSCDSYVECINGTAEEKLCPDGLRFNPNVNFNVYPCQYPNEVACLERSALQPAQPTEQCPNQFGYFKLGDQRNCSYFRTCVNGVGYDFSCPDGLAWSANTYRCEWPDEVEDCDAEAFLGFRCPEIPQSRELGPPAGYRFYRSDNDCQKYFLCIEQRPRVLFCGSDSAFDELTSTCVSADEVAACPAELRETAARARAEEKQRLAKEIEFNAKTLNKKRLG, encoded by the exons cGCTCGCCCAGTTCGGACAATCTGGAGCTTTCTCCAGATCCCAGAATCAACCAAAACAACAGTTTCAGGCAGCACCTAAATCATCTTCAGGATGTAACGAGCTGAATGAACGCTACCCAGTACCTGGAAGCTGTGATAGCTACGTTGAATGCATT aaCGGAACAGCCGAGGAGAAACTCTGCCCTGATGGTCTTCGCTTTAACCCAAACGTGAACTTCAACGTGTACCCTTGCCAGTATCCCAACGAAGTGGCCTGTCTCGAACGGTCCGCATTAC AGCCAGCTCAGCCGACTGAACAGTGCCCTAACCAGTTCGGTTACTTCAAGCTCGGAGACCAGCGCAACTGCAGCTACTTCAGAACCTGTGTGAACGGCGTCGGTTACGATTTCTCATGCCCTGATGGTCTCGCCTGGAGCGCTAACACCTACCGCTGCGAATGGCCTGATGAGGTCGAAGACTGTGACGCTGAAG CTTTCCTCGGCTTCCGTTGTCCTGAGATCCCTCAGTCAAGAGAGCTCGGTCCACCTGCCGGCTACAGATTCTACAG GTCCGACAACGACTGTCAGAAATACTTCTTGTGTATCGAACAGAGACCCAGAGTATTGTTCTGCGGTAGTGACTCAGCTTTCGACGAGCTGACATCCACCTGCGTATCTGCTGATGAAGTAGCCGCCTGCCCCGCTGAACTAAGAGAGACAGCTGCCCGCGCCAGAGCAGAGGAAAAACAACGTCTCGCTAAAGAAATCGAATTCAACGCTAAAACgctaaacaaaaaaagattAGGCTAA